The genome window ACCCACGCTCGCAATGCCATCTTCAGGCGCGCTGGCGCCCAGATCGCGCAAGTCGGCCAACGACGCGTCTTCCCGGCCGCGCGCTTCCAGGTCCGGTACCGCTTGTTTAATAGCGTCGTTCTGGAACAGGTGTTCGACATCGCGCTGGAACAAGTACTGCGCGGCGACGAAGCGGGCATAGGACTCCCGGCTTGAGAACGGGGCGCCACGTTCCATCAAGCGATGCATGCGCTCGTGCTGGTCCGCGGTTTCGTGCTTTAGGCGCTGCGACAGCGACGGGCGTTCGAGAATTTCGGTGGTCATTGTGGATGTGTGTTCTTGGATGATGATGCGTCTTATTATTTCTTAGCGGGTCGCAATTGACACGTTAAAGTTGCTTAAGAAATCCGCCTCACCACGCTGCTAAAAGCCCAGTTCACGCACGGCAATCGCCGCTCCGCGCCGCCACACTCGCAACAACAAGCTTTCGGCTTGTCCATCCACCACCGTGATACCGCGCATCGCCTGCAAGCGGGGCAATGCAGCGTTACCGGAATCGGCGGGACGCAGAGTCAGGCGATACACGGCCCGTTCCGGCACCAGACCCTGCGACTCGGGGTCCGGCCGCGCGCTGTTATTCGGCGCCTGCATTGCGGGCACGGCCCCGCCGTGCGTGGAGCTCAATTCGGGAGCAGCGCTCAAGCGCCGGGTCGCCGTGGCGGCAATGTCCGATATCACCAGCGCTATCGATTCCTGGCCTGGGTCTTCCGGCAGGAAACGAGCATGGCCGCCCGCCTGCAAACGATGCAGATCCTCTTCCGACACATAGGCTTCCACAACGGCCTGCGAGGGGTCTGCCAGCGATGCCAGCCACTCCCCTTCGCCGACCCATTCCCCCGTCGCCAACGGTTCAGCCAGTTCGGCAATCACACCGCCAAACGGCGCCCGAACTGTCAGTTGATCGTACTGACGCATCAACACCTCATGGCGTTCACGCGCCGCGTGCAGTTCGCCCACGGCAACGGGCACGGCCCCCGCAGTGACGCGATTCATGGCCTGGAAGGATTGCTGCCATTGCAACAGCCGGATGCGACGCGCCAGCGTCTCGATCTCGTGCGTCATGTCTGGCGCGCTCAGCACGAACAACGGCGCACCTGCACGGACCGCCTGGCCCGGCGCCACCGCGATCTGCTGAATCTGCGCACCCACGGGCGCCACGATGCGCGCTTGATTCGCCGCCCGCAGCAGAGCGGGCGCTTCAACGCGGGTGCGCCAGGGCACAACGGCGGCAATAGCGAACAACAGTGCGACGCAGGCCGTAAGCCGGCTGCGGCGGTTCCAGCCCGCGCCGGGCTTGCCCAAAAGGCGCTCGCGCCAGGCGCGCAGTTCGGTATAGATCGGGCGCAGCAC of Achromobacter seleniivolatilans contains these proteins:
- a CDS encoding biliverdin-producing heme oxygenase yields the protein MTTEILERPSLSQRLKHETADQHERMHRLMERGAPFSSRESYARFVAAQYLFQRDVEHLFQNDAIKQAVPDLEARGREDASLADLRDLGASAPEDGIASVGVGMPEALGWLYVSEGSTLGAAFLFKQAQSDLGLSAEFGARNLAAYPDGRAVVWRRFVASLDSDALSPETHDAVIAGANAAYDRFGELLERHFDLGA